In the Gemmatimonadaceae bacterium genome, one interval contains:
- a CDS encoding 3-hydroxyacyl-CoA dehydrogenase/enoyl-CoA hydratase family protein — protein sequence MTYQFRGLTLSKVGIVGSGNIGPDIALHFAKTLASSNVAVVVVDVAPEALARGRAKLEQKVRKAREGGAFTDRQADAILHAVTFTDDYALLGDAGLIVEAATENLEVKKRIFAQLESLVSADAVLASNSSHIEPELIFAGLRDRRRALVLHYFFPAERNPVVEIVSGPDTSATLVDDLLGFYEAIGKVPVRVGGRYGYAVNPVFEGLFLAAALCVEEGLGTVKEVDVAARRALGLGIGPFTAMNLTGGNPITDHALDEMTTRVGPWFRSPQLMKDAMASGRPWDVARRDEPVALPTEREEPIADAMMGAYFGLVGEILDSGIISLGDLELAVEMGLAVRAPFAFMNALGVERALALVQAYAAGHPGFAVPTALARQARGGRPFDIPYVLRRDVGDIAVLTIRRPQVLNALNDDVYRQLHDRFTLLRDEARIRAVVLTGFGTKAFVSGADVNFLAAIATPDEGFRTSERSKAAGNLIENLGKPVICALNGSAFGGGSELAMCCSARIARSGLSVAMAQPEANLGIVPGAGATQRLPRLVGVERAAEMLRTGRGLSGREAVACGLIREEVDGDVVEAAIQLARAAADGRVTLARIDRRPLDVPATLPDVALGHLSRAIDGLMCRAIVEGCRQPLDQGLRFESEMFGECCATEDMHVGMRNFFEHGPRAPAEFVHR from the coding sequence ATGACATACCAGTTCCGCGGTCTGACCCTCTCGAAGGTCGGCATCGTCGGCTCCGGCAACATCGGACCCGACATCGCCCTCCATTTCGCCAAGACGCTCGCGTCCTCCAACGTCGCCGTGGTGGTCGTCGATGTCGCCCCCGAGGCGCTCGCCCGCGGTCGCGCGAAGCTCGAACAGAAGGTGCGCAAAGCGCGAGAGGGCGGGGCGTTCACGGACCGCCAGGCCGACGCCATCCTCCACGCCGTCACGTTCACGGACGACTACGCGCTGCTCGGCGACGCGGGATTGATCGTCGAAGCGGCGACCGAGAATCTCGAGGTCAAGAAGCGCATCTTCGCACAGCTCGAGTCGCTGGTGTCGGCCGATGCCGTGCTTGCATCCAACTCGTCGCACATCGAGCCGGAGCTGATCTTCGCCGGATTGCGCGATCGCCGGCGGGCGCTGGTGCTTCACTACTTCTTTCCCGCCGAGCGAAACCCCGTGGTGGAGATCGTCTCGGGGCCCGATACCAGTGCGACGCTGGTCGACGATCTCCTCGGCTTCTACGAAGCGATCGGCAAGGTTCCGGTGCGCGTGGGCGGCCGGTACGGCTACGCCGTCAATCCCGTGTTCGAGGGGCTGTTCCTCGCCGCAGCGCTGTGCGTCGAGGAAGGCCTGGGGACGGTGAAGGAGGTCGACGTCGCGGCCAGACGCGCGCTCGGCCTGGGCATCGGCCCGTTCACCGCGATGAATCTCACCGGCGGCAATCCGATCACCGACCACGCGCTGGACGAGATGACGACCCGGGTAGGCCCGTGGTTCCGCTCGCCCCAGTTAATGAAGGACGCGATGGCCTCGGGCCGGCCCTGGGACGTAGCCAGACGGGACGAGCCGGTGGCGCTCCCCACCGAGCGCGAGGAGCCGATTGCCGACGCGATGATGGGCGCGTATTTCGGTCTCGTCGGGGAGATCCTCGACAGTGGCATCATCTCGCTCGGCGACCTCGAACTCGCCGTCGAGATGGGCCTCGCCGTGCGGGCGCCGTTCGCGTTCATGAACGCGCTCGGCGTGGAGCGCGCGTTGGCGCTGGTCCAGGCATACGCGGCCGGTCACCCGGGCTTCGCGGTGCCGACCGCCCTTGCCAGGCAGGCGCGCGGCGGCCGGCCATTCGACATTCCATATGTCCTCCGGCGCGACGTCGGCGACATCGCCGTGCTCACTATCCGGCGGCCGCAGGTGCTCAACGCGCTCAACGACGATGTCTACCGCCAACTCCACGACCGGTTCACCCTACTGCGGGACGAGGCGCGGATTCGTGCCGTCGTGCTCACCGGATTCGGGACCAAGGCGTTCGTGTCGGGCGCGGACGTCAACTTCCTCGCGGCGATCGCGACGCCGGACGAGGGGTTCCGCACGTCGGAGCGCTCCAAGGCGGCCGGGAACCTGATCGAGAACCTCGGGAAGCCGGTGATCTGTGCGCTCAACGGTTCGGCGTTCGGCGGCGGGAGCGAACTCGCCATGTGCTGTTCGGCGCGCATCGCGCGGTCGGGCTTGTCTGTGGCGATGGCGCAGCCGGAGGCGAACCTGGGCATCGTGCCGGGCGCTGGCGCCACACAACGGCTTCCGCGCCTCGTGGGCGTGGAGCGTGCAGCCGAGATGCTGCGCACGGGACGCGGGCTATCGGGACGGGAGGCCGTCGCGTGCGGGCTGATCCGGGAGGAGGTGGACGGCGACGTCGTGGAAGCGGCAATCCAACTGGCACGCGCGGCGGCGGACGGCCGTGTAACGCTGGCCCGGATCGACCGGCGGCCGCTCGATGTCCCGGCGACTCTGCCGGACGTCGCACTGGGGCACCTCAGCCGGGCAATCGACGGCCTCATGTGCAGAGCGATTGTCGAGGGCTGCCGGCAACCGCTGGACCAGGGTTTGCGGTTCGAATCCGAAATGTTCGGGGAATGCTGCGCAACCGAAGACATGCACGTCGGGATGCGGAACTTCTTCGAGCATGGACCGCGGGCACCTGCGGAGTTCGTCCACCGATAG
- a CDS encoding DUF4382 domain-containing protein produces the protein MGYTAVVMGLAAALAACSGTGASGASTAPQQGALKLQLTDAPFSTDSVQSVNVFVVRVDGRMVAADSAAADSATAGDSASAGGWTTLATPDTTVDLLSYQNGNTLALGSTGLAPGSYSGFRMVIDPTRSNVILMNGMTLTGASSPGIMFPSGNRSGIKINLTSAVTVSANDTTTMLLDFQVGNSFVMRGNSITQNGLLFKPVIQASTH, from the coding sequence ATGGGATACACCGCGGTGGTGATGGGTCTCGCGGCCGCGCTGGCCGCGTGCAGCGGCACCGGTGCCAGCGGTGCCTCCACGGCGCCGCAGCAGGGCGCATTGAAGCTGCAACTCACCGACGCGCCTTTCTCCACCGACTCCGTCCAGAGCGTGAACGTATTCGTCGTGCGTGTGGACGGTCGCATGGTCGCTGCGGACTCTGCCGCGGCCGACTCGGCAACCGCGGGTGACAGTGCCTCGGCCGGCGGGTGGACGACTCTGGCAACGCCCGATACCACGGTGGACTTGCTGTCGTACCAGAACGGCAACACGCTGGCTCTTGGTTCAACCGGACTGGCGCCGGGCAGCTATAGTGGATTCCGGATGGTGATCGACCCGACCAGGTCCAATGTCATCCTCATGAACGGCATGACCCTCACCGGTGCGAGCAGCCCGGGCATCATGTTCCCGAGCGGCAACCGGTCGGGGATCAAGATCAACCTGACCTCTGCGGTGACCGTATCCGCGAACGATACGACCACCATGCTCCTCGACTTCCAGGTTGGGAACAGCTTCGTCATGCGCGGAAACTCCATCACGCAGAACGGGCTGCTCTTCAAGCCGGTCATCCAGGCGAGCACGCACTAG
- a CDS encoding ZIP family metal transporter, whose product MSAWMAANPTAHVFVFALLTALATSLGALPFLFIRTVSAKGMALANAIAAGLMLGASFGLLVEGTRHSGWATFLGTNFGVLFILVTQRLLGGNEHEAEFLGVRGAGAQRMLLVIVIMTVHSFAEGAAVGVSFGGGTALAAAITLAVAVHNIPEGLAISAVMRPQGASLLSCAWWSLFSSLPQPIAAVPAFLFVAHIHAALPYGLGFAAGAMLFMVLVELLPEAYQQAWSRTVGLVTALTLIAMLVVQRYF is encoded by the coding sequence GTGAGCGCGTGGATGGCGGCGAATCCCACGGCGCACGTGTTCGTCTTTGCGCTGCTCACCGCGCTTGCCACGTCGCTGGGCGCTTTGCCGTTCCTCTTCATTCGCACGGTATCGGCCAAGGGCATGGCACTGGCGAACGCGATCGCCGCGGGTCTCATGCTCGGGGCCAGCTTCGGCCTGCTCGTAGAAGGTACGCGCCACTCCGGCTGGGCGACTTTCCTCGGGACGAACTTTGGCGTCCTGTTCATCCTCGTGACCCAGCGTCTGCTCGGCGGGAACGAGCACGAGGCTGAGTTCCTCGGGGTCCGAGGCGCGGGGGCGCAGCGGATGTTGCTCGTGATCGTCATCATGACCGTGCACTCCTTTGCCGAAGGTGCGGCAGTGGGCGTGTCGTTCGGTGGGGGGACCGCGCTCGCCGCCGCGATCACCCTTGCCGTGGCGGTGCACAACATTCCCGAGGGGCTCGCGATCAGCGCCGTCATGCGACCGCAGGGAGCGAGCCTGCTGTCGTGCGCCTGGTGGAGCCTCTTCTCGTCGCTCCCGCAGCCCATCGCGGCGGTGCCGGCCTTCCTCTTCGTGGCCCACATCCACGCGGCGCTTCCGTACGGTCTTGGCTTCGCCGCCGGCGCGATGCTCTTCATGGTGCTCGTGGAGCTGCTCCCGGAAGCCTACCAACAGGCGTGGTCGCGCACAGTGGGCCTCGTCACGGCGCTCACCCTCATCGCGATGTTGGTCGTCCAGCGCTATTTCTGA